A region of the Deinococcus misasensis DSM 22328 genome:
GGAAACTTTTCCTTCTCGCACTGGGCAATGAAGGCCAGAGCCAATTTGTACATCAGGGCCCCACTGGTTTCCTTCGCCACCACATCCATCCAATCCTGCATGGTCTTCAACTGGCTCATGTTGTACCCGGCCTGATAGATCCCCATTTGTACCGCTTTGGCCTGCTTGTCTCGGGGCCGGCTGTACAGGTTAGAAATGGGGCGCTTGTCCACCCCATCCACATATCGGCGTAATTTCGGTCCTGATGGCACTCCTGGCTTTGGTGGATCCGGATCCGGAAGCACAGGATCATCTACTTTGCGCGGAAGGTTTGCTTTGGTGACAGTGGTGGCTTTGGGCAGCAGGGCCATCCCCACCAGAATCCCACCCACAACCAGATAAGGGGTCAGGTTTTTTCGATCCATGATCCATCCTCCAATCCCCCCATAGACTGGCCACCCAAACCATGTTTACGGGTGTTGCGAGTCACCCACCCGCCCCTTTTGAAGTAAATGAAAGCATTCAGATCGTCTAGGGTGGCCAGCATTGCCCCTGCAGAGCCAGAGAAGTGAGTCAGTGTTTTTCCTGCAGGAATTGGAATTTTTAAGATCACATGTGGTAGGGGTACCGGGACTGGCTGGATCTTGACAGCAGGGGAAACAGCACCGGAATTGATCATGCTTCCCGAATCTCCAGACATTGAGCCCTGATGCTCTGGATGTCCTGAGCATTCAACAGGTGCTCCCGCCACACCACAAAACCGGGAATCGGGGAGGCTTTAAGCTCTTGTGATGCTTGCAGGGCTGCAAATGCAGCCAGATCCAAATTCTGTGCTTCCCCCTGCAAAACCACATTACCTAGGGTTTCATTGCTTCCATCCTTACGGCGCAAGATGATGCTGTATGTGTACTGGTGCATGAGTCTCCTTTCTTAAACCCTGTTGAAACTGACATCCATCACAAAACTCAATGTGTTAGAGGCAGTTTTATTGATGGGGGCATCCAGCTTTATTAAAAATCCAGAAATAATAGCCGCTTGACTGCTAACATGAACACCGAATATCAATTCATTGATTGACCCATTGAATTGGGATGTACTCAGTGTCACGCGCCGGGTACGTTTACGGCTCCCACCCACATACGCATCAACCGTCATTGACGCACCGGAACCAGCAGTAACAAACCACTGGGTCGCCTGAGCATGAGCAGGAAGCGCCACAGAAGGGAAATGTGCATTAAAGTTGGTTCCGGTGCTCTGAAGCAACTGCTGAAACAATGTCTGAATGTTTGAATCGGTTGCCCAACACCCTCCCACACCCGTAACAGTGCCCAATCCCGTCACAGGGAAAGACACTGGGGCAAAAACGGCGGGTAAAGTGAGCGTAAGAACGTGAGTGATTTTGAGCTGTTTACCGCTGGAGACAGCAATGGACACAGGATTATTTGATCCATCCCTAAACAGCTCTCGGATGCTTAGGCTTCCCGTGCTTTGGCGGGCCAATCCCCATTCAGTCAAATTGTAACTACTAGAGAAGTTCAACACCCGGACGATGGTTGAAACGCATTTATACACGTTGTTAACCGAATCGTAGCTGTAAACTGTGCCTTGCTCTGTGATCTTGCTACAGTTTTGTTGACTCCAGGTTGAGCTGTCAGAATAGGAGTCAGACCGTGAGAAAAACGCCCACCAAATACAGCACAGATTTTAAGCTTCAAGCCGTCCAGTTGGCCACCCAACCTGGGATGACCGCCACCAAAGTGGCAGAAGACCTGGGCATTTCCGTCCAAATCCTGTGTCGCTGGATCCGCAAGCATAAGGAAGCACAGGAACAGG
Encoded here:
- a CDS encoding transposase, which translates into the protein MRKTPTKYSTDFKLQAVQLATQPGMTATKVAEDLGISVQILCRWIRKHKEAQEQGRPVFTGRGVPALTEQEKRIRELEKEVETLRIER